In Burkholderiales bacterium, the following proteins share a genomic window:
- the murC gene encoding UDP-N-acetylmuramate--L-alanine ligase yields MKHKVKHVHFVGIGGIGMSGIAEVLLNQDYKVSGSDLAENAVTRRLQSLGATVFKGHAAENIGTADAVVISSAVAEDNPEVQAARARLVPVVPRAQMLAELMRLKQGVAIAGTHGKTTTTSLTAAVLAEGGLDPTFVIGGRVEAFGSNARVGKGDFIVVEADESDASFLFLQPCLSVVTNIDADHMATYDHSIDKLRQAFVDFLQRLPFYGVAVLCIDDPGVREILPRVAKTLVTYGLSPEAQVRAIEVTPNGGQMAFKAVVAAKAGQPELTLDVTLNVPGVHNVLNALAAIAAGLELGVAPDRIAAALAGFKGVGRRFQRYGEVAAEGGGTFTVVDDYGHHPVEMAATLAAARGAFPGRRLVLAFQPHRYTRTRDCFDDFAKVLSTVDALVLAEVYPAGEAPIVAADGRALARAVRVLGKVEPIFVETVGEVPDAIRAIARDGDVVLTMGAGSIGGVPGLLANAE; encoded by the coding sequence ATGAAGCACAAAGTCAAACACGTGCACTTCGTCGGGATCGGCGGCATCGGCATGAGCGGCATCGCCGAAGTGCTGCTGAACCAGGACTACAAGGTGAGCGGCTCGGATCTCGCCGAGAACGCGGTCACGCGTCGCCTGCAAAGCCTCGGCGCGACGGTGTTCAAAGGCCACGCCGCCGAGAACATCGGCACGGCGGATGCCGTGGTGATCTCGAGCGCGGTCGCCGAAGACAATCCCGAAGTGCAGGCCGCGCGCGCCAGGCTCGTGCCGGTCGTTCCGCGCGCCCAGATGCTCGCGGAGCTGATGCGCCTGAAGCAGGGCGTCGCGATCGCGGGCACGCACGGCAAGACCACGACGACGAGCCTCACCGCCGCGGTGCTCGCCGAAGGCGGGCTCGATCCGACCTTCGTGATCGGCGGCCGCGTCGAAGCCTTCGGCTCGAACGCGCGCGTCGGCAAAGGCGATTTCATCGTCGTCGAAGCCGACGAGTCGGATGCGTCCTTCCTCTTTCTCCAGCCGTGCCTGTCGGTCGTCACCAACATCGACGCCGACCACATGGCGACGTACGACCATTCGATCGACAAGCTGCGGCAGGCGTTCGTCGATTTTCTGCAGCGTCTTCCGTTCTACGGCGTCGCGGTGCTGTGCATCGACGATCCGGGCGTCCGCGAGATCCTGCCGCGCGTGGCGAAAACCCTCGTCACCTACGGCCTGTCGCCCGAAGCCCAGGTGCGCGCGATCGAGGTCACGCCGAACGGCGGACAGATGGCGTTCAAGGCGGTCGTCGCGGCGAAAGCCGGCCAGCCGGAGCTCACGCTCGACGTGACGCTCAATGTGCCGGGCGTGCACAACGTGCTGAACGCGCTCGCGGCGATCGCCGCCGGCCTCGAGCTCGGTGTGGCGCCGGACCGGATCGCCGCGGCGCTCGCCGGCTTCAAAGGCGTCGGCCGGCGCTTCCAGCGTTACGGCGAGGTCGCGGCCGAAGGCGGCGGCACGTTCACCGTCGTCGACGACTACGGCCATCACCCGGTCGAGATGGCCGCGACGCTCGCCGCCGCGCGCGGCGCGTTCCCCGGCCGGCGGCTGGTGCTCGCGTTCCAGCCGCATCGCTATACGCGCACGCGCGACTGCTTCGACGATTTCGCCAAAGTGCTGTCGACCGTCGACGCGCTCGTGCTCGCCGAGGTCTATCCGGCCGGCGAGGCGCCGATCGTCGCGGCGGACGGCCGGGCGCTCGCGCGCGCGGTGCGCGTGCTCGGCAAGGTCGAGCCGATCTTCGTGGAGACGGTGGGAGAAGTGCCCGACGCGATACGCGCGATCGCGCGCGACGGCGACGTGGTGCTGACCATGGGCGCGGGTTCCATAGGCGGTGTTCCGGGATTGCTGGCGAATGCGGAGTGA
- the murB gene encoding UDP-N-acetylmuramate dehydrogenase, which translates to MIQTSPLRGELKRDEAMARHVSWRAGGSVDRAYRPADLDDLAAFLRSLPAAEPVYFVGLGSNLLVRDGGLRGTVVFTHWAFREIELADLNETEGEIRADAGVASPKVARFAALHGLVGAEFLAGIPGTIGGALAMNAGCYGGETWNVVRRVVTIDRSGELHERTRAQYRIGYRTVVRRCSQIASVAAPDAIKRRAGVDEWFVSAVIALPRGDGDESRRKVKELLSRRIATQPLGEPNAGSVFRNPPGSYAAKLIEDCGLKGRAIGGAVISEKHANFIVNKGGARAADIEALIELAQSSVKTKFGIELEREVRIVGEAA; encoded by the coding sequence TTGATCCAGACCAGCCCGCTGCGAGGCGAGCTCAAACGTGACGAGGCGATGGCCCGCCACGTGAGCTGGCGCGCCGGCGGCAGCGTCGACCGCGCGTACCGGCCCGCCGATCTCGACGATCTCGCCGCGTTCCTGCGCTCGCTCCCCGCCGCGGAGCCGGTGTACTTCGTCGGGCTCGGCAGCAACCTCCTGGTGCGCGACGGCGGGCTGCGCGGCACGGTCGTCTTCACGCACTGGGCGTTTCGCGAGATCGAGCTGGCCGATTTGAACGAAACCGAAGGCGAGATCCGCGCCGACGCCGGCGTCGCGAGCCCGAAGGTCGCGCGCTTCGCCGCACTGCACGGACTGGTCGGCGCCGAGTTCCTCGCGGGCATACCGGGGACGATCGGCGGCGCGCTCGCGATGAACGCCGGCTGTTACGGCGGGGAGACCTGGAACGTGGTGCGCCGCGTGGTGACGATCGACCGCTCGGGCGAGCTGCACGAGCGCACGCGGGCGCAGTACCGCATCGGCTATCGCACGGTCGTGCGCCGGTGCAGCCAGATCGCGAGCGTGGCGGCGCCCGACGCGATCAAGCGCCGCGCCGGGGTCGACGAGTGGTTCGTCTCGGCGGTGATCGCGCTGCCGCGCGGCGACGGGGACGAGTCGAGGCGGAAAGTCAAAGAGCTGCTCTCGCGCCGCATCGCGACGCAGCCGCTGGGCGAGCCGAACGCGGGATCGGTGTTCCGCAATCCGCCGGGCAGCTACGCCGCGAAGCTCATCGAAGACTGCGGTCTCAAAGGCCGCGCCATCGGCGGGGCGGTGATCAGCGAAAAGCACGCCAACTTCATCGTCAACAAGGGCGGTGCGCGCGCGGCGGACATCGAGGCGCTGATCGAGCTCGCGCAATCGAGCGTGAAGACCAAGTTCGGGATCGAGCTGGAACGCGAAGTCCGGATAGTCGGTGAGGCGGCATGA
- a CDS encoding D-alanine--D-alanine ligase, whose product MSAKYGKVAVLLGGRSAEREVSLRSGGMVLDALKRKGVDAHAFDPRDQGLEQLIAQRFDRVFIALHGRFGEDGTVQGALEYLGLPYTGSGVMASALAMDKWRTKLLWQAAGVSTPPYEMLTRDSDFAAVAQRIGLPLMVKPAREGSSIGMSKVQTVEKLEAAYEVAAQYDDTIIAERFVDGFEVTAAILNDEPLPLIKLETPRVFYDYEAKYFANDTRYICPSGLPAEQERAIQAEVLRAFRLVGCKGWGRVDVMVDGAGKAYLLEINTIPGMTDHSLVPMAAKARGLSFDDLCLAILDSAHVG is encoded by the coding sequence ATGAGCGCGAAATACGGAAAGGTGGCGGTGCTCCTCGGCGGCCGTTCGGCCGAACGCGAAGTCTCGCTCAGGAGCGGCGGCATGGTGCTCGACGCGCTCAAGCGCAAAGGGGTCGACGCGCACGCGTTCGATCCCCGCGACCAGGGGCTGGAACAGCTCATCGCGCAGCGCTTCGACCGCGTGTTCATCGCGCTGCACGGCCGGTTCGGCGAGGACGGCACGGTGCAGGGCGCGCTCGAGTACCTGGGCCTGCCGTATACCGGCAGCGGTGTGATGGCGAGCGCGCTCGCCATGGACAAATGGCGCACCAAGCTGCTGTGGCAGGCGGCCGGAGTGTCGACGCCGCCGTACGAGATGCTCACCCGCGACAGCGATTTTGCCGCGGTGGCGCAGCGTATCGGGCTGCCGCTCATGGTCAAGCCCGCGCGCGAAGGCTCGAGCATCGGCATGAGCAAGGTGCAGACGGTCGAGAAGCTGGAGGCCGCCTACGAGGTCGCGGCGCAGTACGACGACACGATCATCGCCGAGCGCTTCGTCGACGGCTTCGAGGTCACCGCTGCGATCCTCAACGACGAGCCGCTGCCGCTGATCAAGCTCGAGACCCCCCGCGTCTTCTACGACTACGAAGCGAAGTATTTCGCGAACGACACGCGCTACATCTGTCCGTCGGGGCTGCCGGCCGAGCAGGAGCGCGCCATCCAGGCCGAGGTCCTGCGCGCCTTCCGCCTGGTGGGCTGCAAGGGCTGGGGCCGCGTCGACGTCATGGTCGACGGCGCCGGCAAGGCCTACCTGCTCGAGATCAACACGATCCCGGGCATGACCGATCACAGCCTGGTGCCGATGGCGGCCAAGGCACGCGGCCTCTCGTTCGACGATCTGTGCCTCGCGATCCTGGACTCGGCGCATGTGGGATAG
- a CDS encoding cell division protein FtsQ/DivIB: MWDRPDLLNRIANALVATAVLLALFGAGWYVVHLPAFALRELEMVGDTAHVTRAQVETIVKNELQGTFFTLNLPRLRVAFVKLPWVREVTLRRRWPAKLEVSIAEHVPLARWGNSALVNTHGEVFDAAYDGKLPIFIGPSGTSKEIAIQYDFFRRVLASIDAKPVMVQVTPRRAWQVKLENGPTLELGREDVEARLARYIQVHERTVGVLKRRVDYVDLRYPNGFAVRIPGLKGEPEPGAKPKPAVKQKKVRSAERRIGGPLAAEAKRRTAYLYS, translated from the coding sequence ATGTGGGATAGGCCCGACCTCCTCAACCGCATCGCGAACGCGCTGGTGGCGACCGCGGTGCTGCTCGCGCTGTTCGGCGCCGGCTGGTACGTCGTGCACCTGCCGGCCTTCGCGCTGCGCGAGCTCGAGATGGTCGGCGACACCGCCCACGTCACGCGCGCGCAGGTCGAGACGATCGTGAAGAACGAGCTGCAGGGCACCTTCTTCACGCTCAACCTGCCGCGCCTGCGCGTCGCGTTCGTGAAGCTGCCGTGGGTGCGCGAAGTCACGCTGCGCCGGCGCTGGCCCGCGAAGCTCGAGGTGTCGATCGCCGAGCACGTGCCGCTCGCGCGCTGGGGCAATTCGGCGCTGGTGAACACGCACGGCGAAGTTTTCGACGCCGCTTACGACGGAAAGCTGCCGATTTTCATCGGACCCTCTGGTACTTCGAAGGAAATCGCGATTCAATACGATTTCTTCAGACGAGTACTGGCGAGCATCGATGCGAAACCGGTCATGGTGCAGGTGACACCGCGGCGCGCGTGGCAGGTGAAGCTCGAGAACGGTCCGACGCTCGAGCTCGGACGCGAAGACGTCGAGGCGCGTCTCGCGCGCTATATCCAGGTGCACGAACGCACCGTCGGCGTGTTGAAGCGCCGCGTCGATTACGTCGATCTGCGCTATCCGAACGGCTTCGCGGTGCGCATACCCGGGCTCAAGGGGGAGCCCGAACCGGGAGCCAAGCCGAAACCTGCGGTGAAACAAAAGAAAGTACGTAGCGCCGAAAGGCGCATAGGGGGGCCGTTAGCGGCCGAAGCGAAGCGAAGGACGGCGTACCTTTATTCATGA